From Pseudoalteromonas sp. R3, one genomic window encodes:
- a CDS encoding GGDEF domain-containing phosphodiesterase has translation MTKSALLKHGNICMALLLVLFAPVATAATFWQVSGPQSPMLVAFLAGTLLSASVAAIIVSQQPLHRLLYATTTAVVLAYLANTTHYFSYLLAPLLVLHVWLALRSEQFRYQVVTCFSACGTALVLAGAMYWQLTPGLLVVALLPVFLAELMLVRAPQVQVQQAGTEESKTADILELPDRAGFRSAFYDFRQRDPSAAMLVMIRLEGFQQVNFHLGREFGDLLLAQSANRIKQHLQHPDVMPVPLGNDVSRLAHLGGLHFVFVCSLVNQHHLHEQMINEIIESTLKPFNVGNCTIEVKARASYVNCDEEQGQFENLLTCAFLALDSQPDSPIAPYQQQMQINRLEQQARLAELAHIDFRKELELYFQPVVRNEDGDIEFLELLLRWQHPKQGILAAGKFIEDIRIAGLALPVAQYVIERAAEIALALRVEGISMPLSLNLFGPEMLHEEFIEFIDHVLLEHQLKPGDLIIECPSSLFTSLDPQGIAMVSRLRSIGIRLCIDSFGETPVTLSKLPQLTVDYVKLGRSLTLDHGNQGSFKSVVRGIVEMQQIQECKVICEGVESPEQLQFVKSLNTFAAQGYYFARPLSSVGMISWLKQWRWEHPEDASVSPQPDSH, from the coding sequence ATGACAAAAAGTGCGCTGCTAAAACATGGTAATATATGCATGGCTTTGCTTCTGGTCCTGTTCGCTCCGGTGGCCACAGCAGCCACATTTTGGCAAGTCTCAGGTCCACAGTCACCGATGCTGGTGGCTTTTTTAGCCGGGACATTACTCAGTGCCAGTGTTGCAGCCATTATCGTCAGTCAGCAGCCATTGCACCGATTACTGTATGCCACGACAACCGCGGTCGTATTGGCGTACCTCGCCAATACGACACACTACTTTTCTTACTTGCTGGCACCGCTGTTGGTGTTGCATGTCTGGCTGGCGTTACGCTCGGAGCAGTTCAGATATCAGGTGGTCACTTGCTTCAGTGCCTGTGGCACTGCTCTGGTGCTGGCTGGCGCGATGTACTGGCAGCTTACGCCAGGCTTGCTGGTTGTCGCCTTATTGCCGGTGTTTTTGGCAGAGTTGATGTTAGTAAGAGCACCTCAGGTGCAGGTACAGCAGGCTGGTACCGAGGAGAGTAAAACGGCTGACATTCTGGAGCTGCCCGACAGGGCTGGCTTTCGCAGTGCGTTTTATGACTTCCGGCAGCGAGATCCCAGTGCGGCTATGTTAGTCATGATCCGCCTTGAAGGATTTCAACAGGTGAATTTTCACCTTGGCCGGGAGTTTGGCGATCTGTTATTGGCTCAGTCGGCCAACCGTATAAAACAACATTTGCAGCATCCTGATGTGATGCCAGTGCCGTTGGGTAATGATGTCTCTCGGTTGGCACATTTAGGCGGCCTGCACTTTGTATTTGTCTGTAGTCTGGTTAATCAGCACCACCTGCATGAGCAGATGATCAACGAAATCATTGAAAGCACGCTGAAGCCGTTCAATGTGGGTAACTGCACGATAGAGGTTAAGGCACGTGCCAGCTATGTGAATTGTGACGAAGAACAGGGACAATTCGAAAACCTGTTAACCTGCGCATTTTTAGCACTGGATAGTCAGCCTGACAGCCCCATCGCACCTTATCAGCAACAAATGCAAATCAATCGACTGGAGCAGCAGGCTCGTCTGGCCGAGCTGGCTCATATTGACTTCAGAAAAGAACTGGAGCTGTATTTTCAACCTGTTGTGCGCAATGAAGACGGTGATATTGAATTTCTTGAGTTGCTGTTGCGTTGGCAGCATCCCAAACAGGGAATTCTGGCAGCGGGCAAGTTCATTGAGGACATTCGCATCGCTGGACTGGCATTACCCGTTGCACAGTATGTGATTGAGCGCGCAGCTGAGATTGCGTTAGCGCTGAGGGTTGAAGGTATTTCAATGCCACTGAGTTTGAATCTGTTTGGTCCGGAAATGTTGCATGAAGAATTCATAGAATTTATTGATCACGTTCTGCTGGAGCATCAGTTAAAACCAGGGGATCTCATCATTGAATGTCCTTCCAGTTTATTTACCAGCCTTGACCCTCAGGGTATCGCGATGGTGTCTCGGTTACGTTCAATAGGAATACGCCTGTGTATTGACAGTTTTGGTGAAACGCCGGTTACTTTGTCGAAGCTACCTCAGCTGACAGTTGATTATGTCAAACTGGGCCGCTCACTCACCCTTGACCATGGCAATCAGGGGTCGTTTAAAAGTGTCGTGCGTGGCATTGTTGAAATGCAACAGATCCAGGAATGTAAAGTGATCTGCGAAGGGGTTGAGTCACCAGAGCAACTCCAGTTTGTGAAAAGTCTGAATACCTTTGCTGCGCAGGGCTATTATTTTGCCAGACCTTTGAGTAGTGTTGGGATGATCAGCTGGCTGAAGCAATGGCGCTGGGAGCATCCGGAAGATGCCTCTGTTTCGCCTCAGCCAGATTCACATTAA